The region CTTCCTGCAAATCGAAGGTTATATTGAAGAGATTGCACGCGACGCGATCACTGCAGGACGGGTGATCGGCTCTGCAAAGGTTATCATACGCTCTCTGATGCAGCTCCTCCAAGGCGCATTTTCGTCATCTCGGATAGCTTCTGAGCCTGAGCAGATTCTCGATGCCGGCCACACCTCGCTGGCCATCATCGGATACCCCGAAACCCGCGTCCAAGCATTGGATTACGGTTAACTACCACCCTAATCGTCGAGTCAGTCCGGGCAGCCTGTCGGGTCAAAAACTTTTGACAGGTGCGGATTTCGGGGACTTTTTGTCCCGACAATTGAAGTTTAAATGCCGAAGCTGCCCTTGAGGCCATCGATGACATATTGCGCGGCAAGTGCGGCGAGAAGCACGCCCAATAGCCGTGTGATTACCGCCTCTACCCGATCTCCCAACAAGCGGATCAGTGGCCCCGCAGCGACCAATGCCAGCGCGGCAATCAGCAGAACGGCGCCAAGCGCGGCCATCACCGCCAAAGTCTCTTCCGTGCTGTTCGCCTCATTTTGGAGCAGCATGATCGCGGCAATCGCGCCCGGCCCCGCCAGCATCGGCATGGCCATCGGGAAAACCGACACATCTTCAAATTCGGGCGTAGCTCTCACCTTCTCAGCCCGTTCCTCGCGGCGCTGCTGGCGTTTCTCGAACACCATTTCGAATGCAATCCAGAACAGCATCAAACCGCCCGCTATGCGAAAGCTATCAAGCTGGATGTGCAAAGCGCCGAGCAGTTCTTCACCAAATAGCGCGAAGAACAGCAGGATTGTCGATGCAATTGCAGTGGCCCGC is a window of Altererythrobacter rubellus DNA encoding:
- a CDS encoding MarC family protein, producing the protein MTELFISAFITLFVVIDPPGCAPIYAGLTKNAPPIMARNMALRATAIASTILLFFALFGEELLGALHIQLDSFRIAGGLMLFWIAFEMVFEKRQQRREERAEKVRATPEFEDVSVFPMAMPMLAGPGAIAAIMLLQNEANSTEETLAVMAALGAVLLIAALALVAAGPLIRLLGDRVEAVITRLLGVLLAALAAQYVIDGLKGSFGI